The Lactuca sativa cultivar Salinas chromosome 2, Lsat_Salinas_v11, whole genome shotgun sequence genome includes a window with the following:
- the LOC111893859 gene encoding uncharacterized protein LOC111893859 isoform X3, with the protein MLKHLEKQNELLMDAYRSMSHALHKLQSNLQSEVHASRTSFGCGFTRLLSWKYLKFCLIISALRSVGNIVTSDDHQTQTTLMGKKERNRSLLDLL; encoded by the exons ATGTTAAA ACACTTGGAGAAACAGAACGAACTTCTCATGGATGCTTATAGATCAATGTCACATGCATTACATAAACTTCAG AGTAATCTACAATCCGAAGTTCATGCGTCAAGAACATCGTTTGG CTGCGGGTTTACAAGGCTCCTGAGTTGGAAATATCTAAAATTTTGTT TAATCATTTCTGCACTTAGAAGTGTTGGGAATATTGTTACAAGCGATGATCACCAAACTCAG ACAACCCTTAtgggaaagaaagaaagaaacagGTCTCTGTTGGACCTCCTTTGA
- the LOC111893859 gene encoding uncharacterized protein LOC111893859 isoform X1 produces MDNLHLVDPKYTGQMLKHLEKQNELLMDAYRSMSHALHKLQSNLQSEVHASRTSFGCGFTRLLSWKYLKFCLIISALRSVGNIVTSDDHQTQTTLMGKKERNRSLLDLL; encoded by the exons ATGGAT aatctGCATTTGGTGGATCCTAAATACACTGGGCAGATGTTAAA ACACTTGGAGAAACAGAACGAACTTCTCATGGATGCTTATAGATCAATGTCACATGCATTACATAAACTTCAG AGTAATCTACAATCCGAAGTTCATGCGTCAAGAACATCGTTTGG CTGCGGGTTTACAAGGCTCCTGAGTTGGAAATATCTAAAATTTTGTT TAATCATTTCTGCACTTAGAAGTGTTGGGAATATTGTTACAAGCGATGATCACCAAACTCAG ACAACCCTTAtgggaaagaaagaaagaaacagGTCTCTGTTGGACCTCCTTTGA